The region ACGCGTCGCGCATCCGTGCGCACCACCGCGATGGACATCGCCGCCGTGCCCGGCGGCGCGCATCACGCGATGCCCATCAAGCTCCGTGACACGAGGTCCATCGCTGGGCGCGCTCGGTAACCAGCAGGCGAGTCAGAGCGCAAAGCGAGAACACGAGAGGCAGGACAGCAAAAGGCTCTGTACCGCCGGATGCTTGAAGCTGGAACCGCAAGCTCGAGCGCGGGCCTGATGGGCCAGCAGCGTGAGCGCGCGACGATCGGAAACCAGCTCACGCTCGACGTCCTGTCGGCGATGCTGGGCGAAGCGCGCGGCAGCGGACATCGATGCGCTTCAGGGGCCAGATGAGCCCGAAGAGAAGAAGCCTCGCAAGAAGGGTCACGGACGCAGGCCGCTCCCCGAGGACCTGCCGCGGGTGGACATCGAGATCATCCCCGACGAGGTTCAGCGCGCCGGGCTCGACGCGTTCGAGCGCATCGGCGAAGAGGTGACCGAGGTCCTCGAGCGTCGGCCCGGGTCGATGGTCATCGCGCGCATCATCAAGCCGAAGTTCGTGCGCAAGGACCGCGACCGAACGCGCCCACCAGGTGCACGTCGGGCAGACGCCGTCGCTCCCGATTCCGCGCAGCGTCGCGGGCCAGCTTCCTGGCGGACACGCTCGTGCGTCGCTGGCAGGACCACGCGCCGCTGCACCCCTTGAGCAGATGTACGCGCGCGAGGGCGTCGAGATGGCACGCTCGACCATCTGCGGCTGGCACGAGCAGCTGAGGCCGCTCGTGGAGCCTCTCATCGCTGCGATGCGCGCCGAGGCGTTCACGGCCCCCTACCTCTGCACCGACGCCACTGGCGTCCTGGTACAAGCGAAGGAGCAGTGCCGCCGCGGACACTTTTGGGTGCTCATCGACCCTGGAAGACACGTGCTCTTCGAGTACACGCGCAAC is a window of Sandaracinaceae bacterium DNA encoding:
- a CDS encoding transposase, which gives rise to MARSTICGWHEQLRPLVEPLIAAMRAEAFTAPYLCTDATGVLVQAKEQCRRGHFWVLIDPGRHVLFEYTRNHTNDAVDSLLAGYEGYLVADARSQRPPL